A window of Gallus gallus isolate bGalGal1 chromosome 3, bGalGal1.mat.broiler.GRCg7b, whole genome shotgun sequence genomic DNA:
actggatgatcttggaggtctgttcctaccttggtgattctatgattctaaactACCACCACTGAAATAAACCAGAGCCTGACAGTAAAGATGTTTGCTTAAATAGCAGCGAATGCTTCAGATCAGTCAGGCTATTCAGTTACATTTTAGCAGTACGAGGTCAGAAAGCTTCATTTCTCCACTCAGATTTCTTTCCTTACATGCCTACTTACAGCTAGAGCCTACAAGATTTTACAGTATGACTTGATCTGGCCAGGCAGTGCAATGTATCTGAAAACCAGGGGCTCAAGGAAACACTTTGTCTTTGCCAGGTGAACAGCAGGACCAGCTGCCTCCGTGAGGACAGGGCTGGAGTGCTATTCTGGTGTGGGGACCCCCAATTATATAGTTTATTTTATCAAATGAGATACATGCTTCAAGGGAAGTCTAATGATAAATATCTAATTATCTTAAAAGTtcaattacaaaataatttcatccCTCGTAAAGTAAGAAATGTGACTTTCCTACACATTCAACTGGTTGAAGGTGCTTATGATTGTCCCTTTCTTATTTCTTGCAGCTTCCTTCAcaacaaaaagaggaaacagcTGTAAGTGCACCTCAGCATTAGGACAAGTCTGTATCACATAGCAGTGTGGATTTGATACCTCAGTAAggatgcagctgtgctgtgaatCGGTAAATGGCTCTTGTGTAAAGAGCAATTGGTCAAACAGTATCCGTATTTCCATGTATATCTTCATGGTTTGCGTTATTCTGACCACAGTGATTGGAAATCTAATGGTTATCATCTCAATATCACATTTTAAGCAGCTCCACACTCCTACCAACTTCCTGATAATTTCCATGGCTACAGCTGACTTTTTGCTGGGATTCCTCATCATGCCTTGCAGCATGGTGCGCTCTGTTGAGCACTGCTGGTATTTTGGGGACTTCTTCTGCAAGATCCACACAAGCACAGACATCATGCTGAGCACGACTTCCATCTTCCATCTTTCCTTCATATCCATTGATCGTTACTATGCTGTGTGTGACCCTCTCAGGTACAAATCAAAGATAAATGCTTTTGTTATCCTGGTCATGATATTGGTAAGTTGGACTGTccctgcagcttttgcttttggGATGATCTTTCTAGAACTAAATTTGCTAGGGGCAAAAGAGATTTATAATCACACCCATTGTGCAGGAGGATGCTTGGTCTTCTTTAATGAAACTTCAGGTGTCGTCACCTCCGTAGTGTCTTTTTACATCCCTGGATTAGTTATGCTGTTCATCTACAGGAAAATATACTCTATAGCCAAAAGGCAAGCAAGATCCATTGATGCAGttagcaaaaagaagaaaagatatgaAACGAAGCACATTTcattctgcagagaaagaaaagctgcaaagaCATTGTGCATAGTAATGGGAGTATTTCTCATATGCTGGAGCCCATTCTTCTTCTTTACAGCAACTGATCCATTTATGAATTATGCAGCACCTCCTGTTCTCACTGAcactttggtttggtttggttatTTAAATTCTGCATTTAATCCCATTGTTTATGCATTCTTTTACATGTGGTTTCGCAGGGCATTAAAGACTATTctgtttggaaatatttttcaacaggACTCATCAAGAACTCAGTTATTTTTAGAGTAACATCCTTTACGTAGCTGGGTCCGTGGCACTGAGATTTGCCTGCAACTCTGGGAGGCAAGAgctgaaaatgacagaaaaaaacacttatttgtttgcttacttATCAAATTTGGTTCAAGCAGATAAGTGactattttgttttatgtcTCCTCTCACTCTAGACTGGGAATGGTAGGTATGTAGTGTTTTGGTTATAGCTATTCATATGACATATACAGGAAAGCAATGTTGGAGCAATTTATAAACTGCTTTTCTCCATTAAGAAGTGATTCCTAAACAACggattaatatatatatatatatctgtatatttaCCATCCTCTGGAACTAAcagaaaagccttttcttttgaatttttagATGACTTTGAGTAAAATCCCAAAGCTTTTATGTTTTGCGCCTCCCCTTCAGTATGTGTGCGGAAGTCGGAATATCCTAATACACAGCCATGTCAGTACACTCCAAGGAGGGAGGATGGGACAAGGAGAAGTCATGCTGTTCCTTctctttacattttaattagtGCTTCTCACTTTTGTGTTTATCACTTACAGGTTTTGCTGCTTAATGAggtcaaaaacatttttaatgaaatccaAGATATGGAAAATATGtcataagaaatgaaaagcaattgaGAAAAGTGGTTCTGAATCTGACATTACCTGAAAATGATACTTTCACAATGAAAATTCAATGTTAAATATGCTCAAATTTGCCTCTTTCAAcgcttttctttccttgagcATATTGTTATTTTGTCTGATAGCAATGCTGTGACAGCCAGTGAGGAATCTATATGCAGAACTGTTGTAGAAATGTTGCATCTGGCCCAAACGTAGGGTGAGCGGGGCAGGGTGGATGTGGGAGCACTGTGAGGAGTGGCAGAAGAAGGGCCATAGAAATGTCTCGGGGTGATGATGCCTGGGCTGGCAAGCTCTCAAGATTACATCTGTGTGTGGCTTCTTTGGACATCCACCAACCACATCGGGACTCAAAGGACAGACAAATAAGTCAAAAACTATAACAAGGTCACCAGTTGAAGAAGGCCCACAGGCTGTAattttctctaatttttttGCCTATGACCTGGCTTTGCTAGAATTAATGTATCatcaaacagaaggaaataacaCCTCTGGCCTGATCCTGTGACATCTGGTTGGAGCATGGACTAGTTCTGGAAATGGACAGTAAAAAATTAGTACCTGAGAAGTGCTATGGTGTAACTGATGATTTGATGTTGACGTAAGAGCTATGCTGAGCTGTAAATGTTGTCCTCCATTTGTGTTGCTGGGATAAGCACACACTCTATGtgtatcttctttttttgtgcTCCTGGAGCACTGATGCACTCTGCACTGTAGAGCGTAAGAGTTCGATGAtactgcatttcagcagagcaaataaaaaaacaggATCTGAGACTCTCTTACAATGCTATTGTAAAGTTAGCACACtccaaaatgacaaaaaaaaaaaaaaaaaaaggaacagtgaCTGAAATATGCAACACTTCAGCTTTGTACTGTGGAAGATAATCCTTAATTGTGACAACATGACTACTTTAATACTTTATCTCAGAGAAATAAAGTAATTTGAGATTTAAAAATCTACCTTTCCAATAAATGAATGCATaattctctttctcttcatccCCATTGAGGTCAGCCTGATGCAGTTCATTTTCTTACGTTTCATGTTGCTTTCTGAAGGGAACTGTGTGATCATTCAGATACACTGATCTCTCTTGAAATAGCAGTTTCACAACTGCTGCCAGGTGatatcttctttcttctggtGGTGTTACagattgaatcatagaatcatggaatggctttaGTTAGAAAGGACACCAAGGATCATCAATTtccaacaccccccccccccgccacaggcagaTACTCCATATCTGatactagatcaggttgcccagggccccatccaacctggtcttgaacacctccagggagggggtatccacaacctctctgggcagcctgttgcagcaCCTCAcctctctctgtgaagagcttccccctgatatccaatctaaactttccctccttgagcttaaagccattcccccttgtacTATCACTACCTACCCAAGTAAAAAGTTGATGCCTCTCCTTTTCATtatccccttttaaatactagAAGGTTGCAATGAGATCtcttcacagccttctcttctccaggctaaactagcccagcttcttcagcctgtcttcgcaggggaggtgctccagccctctgatcctctcaatggccctcctctggaccttcactaaaagctccacatctttcctgtactgggggccccagacctggacacagtcctccagatggggccttatgagggcagagtagagagggacaatcacttccctgcccctgctggccaccccttctCTGATGGAGCCCAAggtaccatttgctttctgagctgcaagagcacactgctagcacatgttcagtttttcatccaccaggacccccaggtccttctctacaGGGCTCTGCAGGTAAGTGGTGTTTACATATGAGGAATGCTGACCATCTGAGAATTTCTaggtgaaataaataaaatttaaaatttaaaacaaattttaaaataaattcagcatATGTTACTGTAGTCCCTTCAAGAAGCAAAAGGAGACATTGCCTTTTCCACTTCATCCACTGTCTGCCTGGCATAAAAACCTCAAGAATATGTGGCAACACCAGAGACAGCCTTCTGTTTGCAACTCTTAAAAATGTGCACACAGACCACAGTTTGCacctttcttcatcttttccttttatgcCATGTTCTAATTTGttatttcatcttatttttatgCAGGGGGTTGTTATAAATTGCAATTTTGTAATAGGTAATTATGTAATAACCTCCTCTGCCTAAGGCAACTGAAACGTTACCCCTCTGAGTCTGTAACTGACAAAAGTATGATCCCGTctgtttatcttgcttttcACTGGTAATCATTGGCTTCTACATGATTGTCCCACACTCAAGAGGGCTGATGGTAATCTAACCTAAGCATAGATATCTCAAAAGCAGTACTTCTATATACTTCAGTCATTTGCAGCTCTTTTTATGTTCACTGTAGAAAAACTGTTACCTTTAAGGGTGTTTTATCTCACCACCGTATCCATTTTTAGGTGAGATGAATTGCCTCTGTACACGCTCCTTCTCTTACTACCAAGAAGGATCTTCTAGTCTCTAGCATAAAGTTTTAGGCAATTTTAGAGACAGTTTTTAGGTAGCTCAGACGAAGATTACTTGGCACAGATAGATCTCACACTGTGGAAAAGAGGGTATGGTCTTGGGACTCCAAAAAAATTGCATTGAGGCCAGTTTTCTGAAACTAGCTGTTAGACAAATTCTAAGGACCAACTCTTAACTAGAAAGAGCCCTGAAATGAGTCTTTGGATCCAGGTAGTGGTCCATAGAGCTACTATTGAAGGTTTGCCTGAGTGGCTGCAGGTGGGAGGAGGCGGTGGGACAGGTGAATTGTTGAGTCCCAGAGACACACATGAAGTTCCCCGACGTCTCGCCCTGGAGCACAGTGAAAGTGAAGCAGGTTGCAAACTGTGAGCAGCTAGTAGGTAACCTTGACTTAGAAGGGAGTGCAGAAAAAGAGACCTTCGCTTAGGATAAACTTAGCCATCCCATGAACACTGTGCAGAATATCATGCAAACATCATGGCTGCACAGGACCACCACAGACAAATTATGGAAATGGTAGAAGAATTTTTCACTGTGTAAACCAACAGATCTCCTAAAAGCTAGTCTGGCCAAGATGTCACCAATACTAATAAACTGCAAAAGTAACAAGAGACTTCCACTCTCTGGTGACCTTCATCCATACCTAGAAGTCCCTTCTCTTCCTACTTGACCTGTAAGTCAATTCTGTGCACAACCCAGCTCAGAAAGtttcagaaataactttttttatcTGGTATCCTATTACCCAAAGGTGGCACTTTCCCAAAGAGCCTCCTTGCCTTCTGTTTACAGAGTGTCTTCTCTGACAGAGCAACTAATGAAGTCCCACGTTACTTTCTCTCATTAGCTCTAATCACAGGTAGCACAAAGTTATTTCTCAGTGTGAAAGGGACATAAAAGTGAGAGGTGTTAATGAGACCATGGGGTCTCTATTCAAACCTCAGTTTTTGATAAattagaagagcagaaaaaaatgcctccTGCTGTTGTCCAATGAGATTATCAATTAGCTCTAGTGATGTAGAATGTACCTGACTACAAAGTGACGTCATGTAAATGAAGTGCAAAGGGCATTGTTAAACCACTTATCAACACATTTAATTAGTGACCTTATTAAACACTTCCCAGATGTCCACTTTTTCCGAAGCAAATGAATCTCCAGTGGATGATTTCATATGTTTTAACTTCCCTGAAAACTTCTGCAGAGCAATTAGTCCAACATTATGAAAGGATCTCCTTTGCTGGTAAACCCAGGTCTATTCATTTTGCCACCAGTGAAAATAGTTTGCAATGCCACCTTCTCTCATGCTTTAAATGGAAGCGATAGGTTTCTTGCAGTAAGTCTAGGACATAGAGTCACCTGTCCCCTCTGTCTTGGTACTTGTAGCTTGTGTTTTGGTTgcttctagtacttgaagggagtatattaacaggaggggaaatgactgtttatgagggtggatagtgattGGACAAGGTGGAATGGCcttaaactgagatgggggggtttaggttggatattaggaggaagtttttcacacagagggtggtgacgcactggaacaggttgcccaaggaggttgtggatgccccatccctggaggcattcaaggccaggctggatgtggctctgggcagcctggtctggtggtttgcaaccctgcacatagcagaagggttgaaactcgatgatcattgtggtccttttcaactcaggccattctatgattctatgatatgattctatgattattgcAGCCTGTGAATTGCAACCAGATTTGGCCCAATACACAGTGGTCCCACCTCCAGCTGAGCCTCATGGCCCACCCCTTGGTCACCAGAAGTGGCACAGGGAAAAAGATGAGCACTGACTATGAAAGCAGAGCCCTTCCAGAAACCTCACAATGAAAGTATCACTCCAA
This region includes:
- the TAAR1 gene encoding trace amine-associated receptor 1, producing MQLCCESVNGSCVKSNWSNSIRISMYIFMVCVILTTVIGNLMVIISISHFKQLHTPTNFLIISMATADFLLGFLIMPCSMVRSVEHCWYFGDFFCKIHTSTDIMLSTTSIFHLSFISIDRYYAVCDPLRYKSKINAFVILVMILVSWTVPAAFAFGMIFLELNLLGAKEIYNHTHCAGGCLVFFNETSGVVTSVVSFYIPGLVMLFIYRKIYSIAKRQARSIDAVSKKKKRYETKHISFCRERKAAKTLCIVMGVFLICWSPFFFFTATDPFMNYAAPPVLTDTLVWFGYLNSAFNPIVYAFFYMWFRRALKTILFGNIFQQDSSRTQLFLE